CACCAGAACGCTAAGCCAAAGTACAGATTAAGAATATGCaagaaatcatattaaaaataaatctcacctTAAACGCATATGCGATTTGACGCCCCACATCGGTGACGCGAttgtatgaataataataaatgaaatctACACGTAACAATTTTAGGAACATCATTAGTCAACAGTCTTCTATTATGCTCCCTAATCCCCATCCCCGTCAACCTTTCCTTCCATTCCCATaaagcaacaaaaataataaatgagaaGATTAAGTTAATCATTACCTGATGGTGATTCTCCTTCATCTAATTCATACTCTGAGCACCTAATGCAACTCCATTGATCACTTCAAACCACAAACACATTAACGGGTGCATAggttttataaacaaaataataaaatcagtcACTCGACTATAAGTTATTGAACTTTCCTCCTCAACTTCTATTAATTAAGATATCCATTTAAATTTCTTCCAACTTAATATAGATAACAACTAAAGCTGATTTGGTTGGATGTACCCCACAAAAAGTTAACTATTCGAATGTTAATCTACAATGCTTGTATTATTTCCAGCACCAAAAATATCCTGAGAATCTAATGGAAGGTTTTAACATTTAAGTTGCGGCAATTGAGGGattgttttaaaaagatatattaaatacTCAGTTTAATAAGTATAATAGTGAATTAAAGAAACAAGATAATAGAACAATGCTAGcagattaattgaaaaaaaaaatatagctattCCATACCATTTCGAGGTGCCTTTCGGATTTGAGGTGCAGACAAGACCTGAAAGCAAACATGTGATCTCTGTAGAATCTTCTTTTGTCATCTCCTATACAGGCAACAACAGTAATAGAAAAACCATTTTATATTTCAACTGCTTAAAACTATAGAATTCAGTTGCTGAAAGAAGTTCATAGGTGAAATGGGATTGAAAATATACATAATGTGACTTACACTGCATTGTCTCCACTGAACGAATTGATCAAGACCATCACCAGCCCTCTCAAAAATTTCAAGCAACTGCAATGCAGACATCATATTTTGCTTATCTGTAGACATCTTGTTCGATGTCATGTTTTGCTTATCCATAtgtatctttgtcgattttccTAATTGTTGCATCTCTTTGTCAATCAACTTCTCAATCTTGCTCATTAAAAATTGGCGAATCTTACTTCTACCACAACTAGCACCATGTTGACTGTCAAATGAGTCCACAGCCATCAGCTTTTTCCAGGCCACCATCAACAGAGCAGCCACCTTAACCACTCTTCCTTCTCTGGCATAATAGCAAACCAACTCCCCAATCTCCTCAGTTTTGTCTAAGTGCGACTTGATTGTCTCTAGTAATTTTCTCTGTCATTCAGACAAGCTATTTTAAAAACTCTTGATTCCGATaataatgatcacaaaacaaggaaagaaaatacaatataaaatttcaagcaCCAACCGAGTCCATTGAACCAAGTGCGTAAAGTAATGAGGTGATTGGTTTTTCAAAAGTCCAATCCCTTAAACAGATATTTTGGCTGCAACAGAATAAACCCACCAATCAagcaaaaacagaaacaaaaatgtTTAGGTTTCATTTGCTTATGGAAAAAGGTTCATACCTTTTCCACGTTAATTAGTTTTATACAagtataaaaacaagaaaacatatTTACCTAGAATTAGTTGCAATATAGGAAACAAAGGATCTTTCCCggtttaacataaaaaaaaaaatacagaggtACAAAACAAGCAGACCCAAGTTCTCTATTACGTAAAAATCCACATGAAAATCTAGAACATTTTTTTCATAGATAAACACACCCTCAACACCTTTGCAAAGCTTTATTGAGTTGTCTATTAGTTAAATGCAACTATTTGAGATCTCTTAGTTGTACCataataattttagatcttTGTCGAGTGATGCATCAGGCTTGAAATCAATCTTGTTATACTTCATTCCATTGCATTGTTGTGATTGGAAGATTGGATTCTTTCTCCACTTTGCATAACTGCTGATGTTTAAAGAAGATCCCTTCAAAAGCAAGGTACACAATAAAATCAGGCCAAATTTGCAAGATGCACACCCataatgaaaagaaagtttTGCTCTTTTCAATCAATTTGACATCCTCGTATAAAAGCCACCAAACATCACTCGGTTCATGCCTTTTCAGCCAAAAATCACTTCAGAAAAAGCCCCTTCAAACACATTGCCAAACATAGCATGACCAGAGCATGAAATACACTGCTTTCATTTAGTATTTAGGtgttctataaaatattttctcaaaacaatgctagttgaaaagaaaatgtttccTTCGAATGGAGTATTTTCTAATTTTCCAGTTTTgtggaaataaaaaagatatactcccaaaaattatactttattaAACGAAGCATGCGGTTCGACAATCttctatatttaaaatacaataatagttaaaattttcttttgtcAATCTGTCGGAAAATAGTGATgaaattgagttaaaaaaacagGGATTAAAAATGCAAACAACACTCATCTATTCAAaatttattcatgtaaatatgGTTAACTTAACTCCTACTGGAAATCAGTGGACAAAGCAGTAAGAAATTATAGGCAACTAATGGAAGAAAAACATATTCAACATGCTAGCTCTCACCACAAATAGAAAACAACAATTTCAACCTTACCAATTGATAGCTTTTTTCTGCATTCTTTCTAGCAATCCATACTTGACCGAAATCCATTAAACTTGGCCATGAAAAACTATGAAAgttcaaaaagaaataaaaaatgagataacAAATGAATACCTTTCCTATggagcccaaaaaaaaaaaatgatcatacaaaacaaaatattaacaagCAATTCCAAAAGGCAGAATGATCTGAAAAGAAATGATATGTTTGCAATGGCAATCATTAGCCAGCCAGAA
This genomic stretch from Populus alba chromosome 19, ASM523922v2, whole genome shotgun sequence harbors:
- the LOC118056519 gene encoding uncharacterized protein; this translates as MVAWKKLMAVDSFDSQHGASCGRSKIRQFLMSKIEKLIDKEMQQLGKSTKIHMDKQNMTSNKMSTDKQNMMSALQLLEIFERAGDGLDQFVQWRQCSEMTKEDSTEITCLLSGLVCTSNPKGTSKCDQWSCIRCSEYELDEGESPSDFIYYYSYNRVTDVGRQIAYAFKVRFIFNMISCIFLICTLA